Proteins encoded by one window of Vigna radiata var. radiata cultivar VC1973A chromosome 5, Vradiata_ver6, whole genome shotgun sequence:
- the LOC106762490 gene encoding auxin-responsive protein IAA26 has protein sequence MDERSRNEVSPQLLDLIPNEREWQMKRNEGKSSEERKLELRLGPPGEDWSLGGKMENPNSEREESLLSLGCFPSSNMSHAILSPNNGFQSKASPWPNYHNKSNNKASSPFLQFPPAAPVMGKDASQNCCPKVVELQNGCGGGDSRVFSPSPANTAVSQPNTSQKRTAPAPVVGWPPIRSFRKNLASSSASKPSTESQPEQHNKVAGKKPVDNYGGKGLFVKINMDGVPIGRKVDLNAYDSYENLSSAVDELFRGLLAAQRDSSAGGVHNKQDEEKAITGLLDGSGEYTLVYEDNEGDRMLVGDVPWHMFVATVKRLRVLKSSELSAFTLGSKQEKISLESAMK, from the exons ATGGATGAAAGGTCAAGAAACGAGGTATCTCCTCAGCTGTTAGATTTGATCCCAAACGAGCGAGAGTGGCAGATGAAAAGAAACGAAGGAAAGTCCTCAGAGGAGAGAAAGCTCGAACTGAGGCTAGGTCCACCTGGTGAAGACTGGTCTCTCGGTGGTAAAATGGAGAATCCCAACTCAGAAAGAGAAGAGTCACTTCTCTCTCTTGGGTGCTTCCCTTCTTCCAACATGTCTCATGCAATACTCAGCCCCAACAATGGGTTCCAAAGCAAGGCTTCTCCATGGCCAAACTACCACAACAAGAGTAACAACAAAGCCTCTTCACCTTTTCTTCAGTTCCCACCAGCTGCACCCGTGATGGGAAAAGATGCTTCACAAAACTGCTGCCCTAAGGTGGTAGAGTTGCAGaatggttgtggtggtggtgatagCAGAGTGTTCTCTCCCTCTCCTGCAAATACAGCTGTGTCCCAGCCCAACACCTCTCAGAAAAG AACTGCTCCCGCTCCAGTGGTGGGGTGGCCCCCAATTCGTTCCTTCAGGAAGAACCTTGCAAGCAGCAGCGCTTCTAAGCCATCAACTGAGTCACAGCCTGAGCAGCACAACAAGGTCGCTGGTAAAAAACCTGTTGATAACTATGGTGGTAAAGGTTTGTTTGTTAAGATCAACATGGATGGAGTTCCAATAGGGAGAAAAGTGGACCTCAATGCTTATGACAGCTATGAAAATCTCTCTTCTGCTGTGGACGAGCTTTTCAGAGGTCTTCTTGCTG CTCAAAGAGATTCCTCTGCTGGTGGAGTTCACAACAAGCAGGATGAAGAGAAAGCAATCACGGGTTTATTGGATGGAAGTGGAGAGTATACTCTTGTTTATGAGGATAATGAAGGAGACAGGATGCTTGTTGGGGATGTGCCATGGCA CATGTTTGTAGCAACAGTGAAGAGGCTGAGAGTGTTAAAGAGTTCAGAGCTTTCTGCTTTTACCC TTGGCAGTAAGCAAGAGAAGATATCTCTTGAGTCAGCAATGAAATAA